Proteins encoded by one window of Chromobacterium violaceum ATCC 12472:
- a CDS encoding NAD(P)-dependent oxidoreductase — protein sequence MRIGYIGLGIMGRPCVLNLLKAGLPVSVWARRRESAASLLEAGAAWADSPAELAGQVDVLVTNVSDTADVEAVLLGEQGAIHGAKPGLVCVDMSTISPNGARRIAAALAEKGVDFLDCPVSGGEVGAINGTLTIMAGGREEALEKARPALQAMGQTITHIGASGAGQVAKACNQIAVAVGVAAVAEIVKLAKACDVDPAPVRAALMGGFAQSRVLDVHGQRMIDDNYAPGFKAKLHAKDMHIVIDTAREQGISLPAAERTMRLIDQLVEQGDGELDSSAIARLIWQQN from the coding sequence ATGCGCATCGGCTATATCGGTCTGGGCATCATGGGGCGTCCCTGCGTCCTCAATCTATTGAAAGCGGGCTTGCCCGTCAGCGTATGGGCGCGGCGGCGCGAGAGCGCGGCTTCTTTGCTGGAGGCCGGCGCAGCCTGGGCGGACAGCCCGGCGGAACTGGCCGGTCAGGTGGACGTGCTGGTGACCAATGTGTCGGACACCGCCGACGTCGAGGCGGTGCTGCTGGGCGAGCAGGGCGCGATCCATGGCGCGAAACCGGGACTGGTTTGCGTCGACATGAGCACCATCTCGCCGAACGGCGCGCGCCGGATCGCCGCCGCGCTGGCGGAAAAGGGCGTGGATTTCCTGGACTGCCCGGTATCCGGCGGCGAGGTGGGCGCCATCAACGGCACGCTGACCATCATGGCCGGGGGCCGGGAGGAGGCGCTGGAGAAGGCTAGGCCGGCATTACAGGCGATGGGGCAGACCATTACCCACATCGGCGCCAGCGGCGCCGGCCAAGTGGCCAAGGCTTGCAACCAGATCGCGGTGGCGGTCGGCGTGGCCGCTGTCGCCGAGATCGTCAAGCTGGCAAAGGCCTGCGACGTGGATCCCGCCCCGGTGCGCGCCGCGCTGATGGGCGGCTTCGCGCAGAGCCGGGTGCTAGATGTGCATGGCCAGCGGATGATAGACGACAATTACGCGCCGGGTTTCAAGGCCAAATTGCACGCCAAGGACATGCATATCGTGATCGATACCGCGCGGGAACAGGGCATCAGCCTGCCGGCGGCGGAGCGGACGATGCGATTGATAGACCAGCTGGTTGAGCAGGGGGACGGCGAACTCGACTCTTCCGCTATCGCCAGGTTGATCTGGCAGCAGAACTGA
- a CDS encoding HU family DNA-binding protein produces MTKAELIALLSDKSGLTKADVLRVLGAFDEVLLDTLADNGEISIVAGKFKVKETAARTGRNPKTGETIQIAAKRKVSFVASKQLKDRIA; encoded by the coding sequence ATGACCAAAGCCGAACTGATTGCCCTCCTCTCCGACAAGTCCGGCCTGACCAAGGCTGACGTGCTGCGCGTCCTCGGCGCCTTCGACGAAGTGCTGCTGGACACCCTGGCCGACAACGGCGAGATCAGCATCGTGGCCGGCAAGTTCAAGGTGAAGGAAACTGCCGCCCGCACCGGCCGCAATCCGAAAACCGGCGAAACCATCCAGATCGCCGCCAAGCGCAAGGTCTCCTTCGTGGCCAGCAAGCAGCTGAAAGACCGCATCGCCTGA
- a CDS encoding DUF3761 domain-containing protein — protein MLAAARVAMLAAVLALSWQPAMAKRVAGASNLVTEDSYVNRDGIRVHKPVHAKSRPANATARCRDGSYSFSTHHRGTCSGHRGVVEWYR, from the coding sequence ATGTTGGCAGCAGCAAGAGTCGCCATGCTGGCGGCGGTATTGGCATTGTCCTGGCAGCCGGCCATGGCCAAGCGGGTGGCGGGGGCCAGCAATCTGGTGACGGAAGACAGTTATGTCAATCGCGACGGCATACGGGTGCACAAGCCCGTTCATGCCAAGAGCCGGCCAGCCAATGCCACCGCTCGTTGCCGAGACGGCAGCTACAGCTTCAGCACCCACCATCGCGGCACCTGTTCCGGTCATCGCGGCGTGGTGGAATGGTATCGCTGA
- a CDS encoding flagellin, whose product MAITVNTNVSSLQAQLNLNNSQMSLTKSLQRLSSGLRINTAKDDAAGLAISQTLTSAIRGNNQAVNNANDGISVGQTAEGALGQIANNLQRIREIAVQASNGSVSNTNRSQLQNEVDQLTQEISRIVQTTQFNGTSLLSGSAVLTFQVGSSGASSNQVSISSQDMTSAGVLCSYNSSLTATGTISVLSQGSASAILSALDQDISQISNVRSTWGAVQNRFDAVVANLQNYVQNLTAANSRILDVDFASETANLTKNQILQQAGASILKQANTLPQAALTLLQ is encoded by the coding sequence ATGGCTATTACCGTCAATACCAACGTATCCTCGCTGCAAGCGCAGCTGAACCTGAACAATTCGCAGATGTCGCTGACCAAGTCGCTGCAACGTCTGTCTTCCGGCCTGCGTATCAACACCGCTAAGGACGACGCGGCCGGTCTGGCGATTTCGCAGACCCTGACCTCGGCCATCCGCGGTAACAACCAGGCCGTCAACAACGCCAACGACGGCATTTCCGTCGGGCAGACGGCGGAAGGCGCGCTGGGGCAGATCGCCAACAACCTGCAGCGTATCCGCGAAATCGCGGTGCAGGCGTCCAACGGCTCGGTCAGCAACACCAACCGCTCGCAGCTGCAGAACGAAGTGGACCAGCTGACCCAGGAAATCTCGCGTATCGTGCAGACCACCCAGTTCAACGGCACTTCGCTGTTGTCCGGTAGCGCGGTACTGACTTTCCAGGTGGGTTCGTCCGGCGCCAGCAGCAACCAGGTTTCGATTTCCTCGCAGGACATGACGTCCGCCGGCGTGCTGTGCAGCTACAACTCGTCCTTGACCGCCACCGGCACCATCAGCGTGTTGTCGCAGGGTAGCGCTTCCGCGATTCTGTCCGCCTTGGATCAGGACATCTCCCAAATCTCGAACGTGCGTTCGACTTGGGGTGCGGTGCAGAACCGGTTCGACGCCGTGGTGGCCAACCTGCAAAACTACGTGCAAAACCTGACTGCCGCCAATAGCCGGATTTTGGATGTAGACTTTGCCTCGGAAACGGCTAACCTGACTAAGAACCAGATTCTGCAACAGGCTGGCGCGTCTATCCTGAAACAAGCGAATACTCTGCCCCAGGCAGCGCTGACGCTGCTGCAATAA
- a CDS encoding flagellar hook-length control protein FliK: MIPSLPTNLPVTSQGTAQTPNQLRTSIDGARLLEALSQPSKLPSLMVGELLTAKVADQLGNNQLAVLIKNALFTLSLPQGANPSGDTLNLRVVSLQPSLTFALLDSGKEAAAPQDGSVAVKLSQASRYLTSLLNFGEAQTAASSKPLQLDVAQQPPAQVAKQLQQDVKQSGLFYESHLKDFSNGQHPLEQLKQEPQAKLSVTLHALEDDQKNSNQVRPQLQELGGLVQRQLDGLENKAIQFQGFAWPGQPMQLQIEQEKAENERQGSADEDIPVWNTSLSLELPALGGMGVRLRMVGQSVQVMFSADEGETGQMIQRHASRLQSGMAAAGLNLSSLVVKQHE; encoded by the coding sequence ATGATTCCATCGTTGCCCACCAATCTGCCCGTCACCAGCCAGGGAACGGCGCAGACGCCCAATCAGCTCAGAACCTCGATAGACGGCGCGCGGCTGCTGGAGGCGCTCAGCCAGCCGTCGAAGCTGCCGTCCTTGATGGTGGGCGAACTGCTGACCGCCAAGGTGGCGGATCAACTGGGCAACAACCAGCTGGCGGTGCTGATCAAGAACGCGCTGTTCACGCTCAGTCTGCCGCAGGGAGCCAATCCCTCGGGCGACACGCTCAACCTGCGGGTGGTGTCGTTGCAGCCGTCCCTGACTTTCGCCTTGCTGGACAGCGGCAAGGAGGCCGCGGCGCCTCAGGACGGTTCGGTCGCGGTCAAGCTCAGCCAGGCGTCGCGCTATCTGACCTCGCTGCTCAATTTCGGCGAGGCCCAGACCGCAGCCTCCAGCAAGCCTTTGCAACTCGATGTCGCCCAGCAGCCGCCAGCCCAGGTAGCGAAGCAGCTGCAGCAGGATGTCAAGCAGAGCGGATTGTTCTACGAATCGCACCTGAAGGATTTCAGCAACGGGCAGCATCCGCTGGAACAGCTGAAGCAGGAGCCGCAGGCCAAGCTGAGCGTGACCCTGCATGCGCTGGAGGACGATCAAAAAAACAGCAATCAAGTCAGGCCGCAGCTGCAGGAGCTGGGCGGCCTGGTGCAGCGCCAGCTGGATGGCTTGGAGAACAAGGCCATCCAGTTTCAGGGTTTCGCCTGGCCCGGCCAGCCGATGCAGCTGCAGATCGAGCAGGAAAAGGCCGAGAACGAGAGGCAGGGCAGCGCCGACGAGGACATCCCGGTGTGGAATACCAGCCTGTCGCTGGAGCTGCCGGCCTTGGGCGGCATGGGCGTCAGGTTGCGGATGGTGGGGCAGTCGGTGCAGGTGATGTTCAGCGCCGACGAGGGGGAAACCGGACAGATGATACAGCGCCACGCGTCCCGCTTGCAGAGCGGCATGGCCGCCGCCGGCCTGAATCTGTCCAGCCTGGTGGTGAAGCAGCATGAATGA
- a CDS encoding flagellar protein FlaG, whose amino-acid sequence MQIPSILSPSVPTTSAPVQRQQLVELAQAPTSDQNQQVLAETTQAVAAVGQNQQQQAAADSEQKQQSLTKQLEDSVKQLNNTASLYNSSLLFSVDKDTGATVVKVVDKENNKVIRQIPSEEALRIAKAIGDFKGLLLKDKA is encoded by the coding sequence ATGCAAATCCCTTCCATCTTATCGCCTTCCGTTCCGACGACATCCGCTCCAGTACAGCGTCAGCAGCTGGTAGAGCTGGCGCAGGCTCCGACCAGCGACCAAAACCAGCAGGTGCTGGCGGAAACGACACAGGCTGTTGCCGCGGTTGGGCAGAACCAGCAGCAACAGGCGGCTGCGGATTCGGAGCAGAAGCAGCAGTCGCTGACCAAGCAGTTGGAAGACTCGGTCAAGCAGTTGAACAACACGGCTTCGTTGTACAACAGCTCCTTGCTGTTTTCGGTCGACAAGGACACCGGCGCCACCGTGGTGAAGGTGGTCGACAAGGAAAACAACAAGGTTATTCGTCAAATTCCGTCCGAAGAAGCGTTGCGCATCGCCAAGGCGATCGGCGACTTCAAGGGACTTTTGCTGAAGGACAAGGCCTGA
- a CDS encoding DUF2802 domain-containing protein: MSGAFFPYLMLVFWLVLAVAVVYLYSRLRRLESKRDSVTSLYLDQLQQQISALQRDVSRLQSRLENRNQGEHGLSPYNQAIEMIRQGLTASEVASRCGISRSEAELIVSLYRNSPTS, encoded by the coding sequence ATGTCCGGCGCCTTCTTCCCTTATCTGATGCTCGTATTCTGGCTTGTGCTGGCCGTGGCGGTCGTTTATCTGTACAGCCGCCTGCGGCGGCTGGAGAGCAAGCGCGACAGCGTCACCTCGCTGTATCTCGACCAGCTGCAGCAGCAGATCAGCGCCTTGCAGCGGGATGTGTCGCGTTTGCAATCGAGATTGGAAAACCGCAATCAGGGCGAGCACGGGCTGAGTCCCTACAACCAGGCGATAGAAATGATCCGCCAGGGGCTGACCGCTTCCGAGGTGGCGTCGCGTTGCGGCATTTCCCGCAGCGAGGCGGAGTTGATCGTCTCTCTTTACCGTAACAGTCCGACTTCATGA
- a CDS encoding flagellar protein FliT, whose protein sequence is MTSQTARSALAELIEQLEPLTRELLEAANLRDRPRFSSLYGRSEAHVQQLLKTLEQEGRDQLSDEQREALHRVLIVREETQRQLANWAGQVKDELRTLSKSSKLNRQYKG, encoded by the coding sequence ATGACGTCGCAAACCGCGCGTTCGGCATTGGCCGAACTGATTGAGCAACTTGAGCCTCTGACCAGAGAGCTGCTGGAAGCGGCGAATCTGCGGGACCGTCCGCGCTTCTCCTCGCTGTATGGCCGCAGCGAAGCCCATGTGCAGCAGTTGCTGAAAACCTTGGAGCAGGAGGGGCGCGACCAACTGAGCGACGAGCAGCGCGAGGCCTTGCACAGGGTACTCATCGTGCGTGAGGAAACCCAGCGGCAGCTGGCCAATTGGGCCGGCCAGGTAAAGGATGAGCTGCGCACGCTGAGCAAGAGTTCCAAGCTTAACCGCCAATACAAGGGGTGA
- a CDS encoding B12-binding domain-containing radical SAM protein — MSSKCLLIIPPNITFEAFVNPSSNSKYWMHKNGKKYGVLITDVPLGVLTISAWLKEKCDTEVRVVDFNTEIHKTWDDPQATSFHAWFEQVFIKIKQSGFEPDVIGFSSLFITGYDNLLALADVASMVFPAAFRICGGNLPTTMYREIFSDKPEAFDALCFGEGELPISELMAADDKAAYCNGSSQWVTHENLKSGGIYQHNFISNLDDIPDLDYDCIDLTDYHLNPTIKAYTSIGDRTNYITYMGSRGCPFHCTFCAAHTVHGRKMRSFTIDRIERELSGLCDKYAPNTLVIEDDMFLWDKSWATSVLKIAQKLKLTCFFPNALALYALDRPMLEELHRTGVRQLTLAVESGSARVLKEVMKKPLKLSITNRVVEDCRDLGIYTDCNIIIGMPGETLNDIKDTREFLKSLDANWYRINVATPLAGSEMYIKAVKNGQIKGDIRMAGYKKCVVETKDFTPAQIESIAYDINLEMNFLRNSDIKYGNYERALETFENVLLLRNDHALAMYKVIECKRLMGDSQGSEALSARLQEMIDASPFWTQYFQDHALTAQDFSADSLPAELKAG; from the coding sequence ATGTCTTCCAAGTGTTTACTGATTATTCCGCCCAACATCACGTTCGAGGCTTTTGTCAATCCATCTTCAAACAGCAAGTATTGGATGCATAAGAACGGAAAGAAATATGGCGTCCTGATCACGGATGTGCCTCTTGGCGTATTGACAATAAGCGCTTGGCTGAAAGAAAAGTGCGACACTGAAGTCAGGGTAGTCGATTTCAATACGGAAATACATAAAACATGGGATGATCCACAGGCCACTTCATTCCATGCCTGGTTTGAGCAGGTATTTATAAAAATCAAGCAGTCCGGGTTTGAGCCGGATGTGATAGGTTTTTCATCCTTGTTTATTACCGGCTATGATAATCTCCTCGCCCTGGCCGATGTTGCCAGCATGGTCTTTCCTGCCGCATTCAGGATCTGCGGCGGCAACTTGCCGACAACCATGTATAGAGAAATTTTCTCTGACAAACCAGAGGCATTTGACGCGCTTTGCTTCGGAGAAGGGGAATTACCTATTTCGGAGTTGATGGCGGCGGATGACAAGGCTGCCTATTGCAATGGTTCGAGTCAGTGGGTCACGCATGAAAATTTGAAATCAGGTGGGATTTATCAGCATAACTTCATTTCAAACCTGGACGATATTCCTGACCTGGATTACGACTGCATCGATTTGACGGACTATCACCTGAATCCGACTATCAAAGCCTATACATCAATAGGCGATAGAACAAACTATATTACTTATATGGGGAGTCGTGGCTGTCCATTTCATTGCACATTTTGCGCCGCGCATACCGTGCATGGACGAAAAATGCGCAGCTTCACCATAGACAGGATAGAGCGTGAACTGTCAGGGTTGTGCGATAAGTATGCGCCAAACACGCTGGTTATCGAGGATGACATGTTCCTGTGGGACAAGAGCTGGGCTACCAGCGTTTTGAAGATCGCACAGAAATTGAAGCTGACCTGTTTCTTTCCAAATGCGCTTGCCTTGTATGCTTTGGATCGCCCCATGCTGGAGGAATTGCACCGAACGGGCGTCAGACAGTTGACTCTTGCGGTGGAGTCCGGCAGCGCCAGGGTATTGAAAGAGGTGATGAAGAAACCGTTGAAATTGTCTATCACGAACCGGGTGGTCGAGGATTGCCGGGATCTGGGAATTTATACCGACTGCAATATCATCATCGGCATGCCCGGTGAAACATTAAATGATATCAAAGACACCCGAGAGTTTTTGAAGTCACTGGATGCGAACTGGTATCGGATAAACGTTGCCACGCCATTGGCGGGCAGTGAAATGTATATCAAGGCAGTCAAAAATGGACAGATAAAAGGCGATATCAGGATGGCAGGCTACAAAAAGTGCGTAGTCGAAACCAAGGATTTTACGCCTGCGCAAATAGAATCGATCGCATACGATATTAATTTGGAAATGAATTTCCTGAGAAATTCAGATATTAAGTATGGAAATTATGAGAGAGCGTTGGAAACGTTCGAAAATGTCTTGTTGCTGCGCAATGACCATGCTCTGGCTATGTACAAAGTCATCGAATGCAAGAGGCTGATGGGGGATAGCCAAGGGAGTGAGGCTTTATCGGCGCGGTTGCAAGAGATGATCGATGCGAGTCCTTTTTGGACGCAGTATTTCCAGGACCATGCTCTGACTGCGCAAGACTTCAGCGCGGACAGTTTGCCGGCGGAGCTGAAGGCAGGGTGA
- the fliS gene encoding flagellar export chaperone FliS produces MLNSRMLKQFNQAYANDALKTAIYGASPVGIVVMLYEGAIKALQAADTAIDNSRFDEKARMITKAVDILEGLRIALDLEQGSEAAVNLNDLYLYMKLRLAKASLKNDKEILAEVRSLLETLLPAWQQVNRAGAAQAAGVEPQAGA; encoded by the coding sequence ATGCTGAATTCACGAATGCTCAAGCAGTTCAACCAGGCATACGCCAACGATGCCTTGAAGACCGCGATTTATGGCGCGAGTCCGGTCGGCATCGTCGTGATGCTTTACGAGGGGGCCATCAAGGCCCTGCAGGCCGCGGATACCGCCATCGACAACAGCCGTTTCGATGAAAAGGCCAGGATGATCACCAAGGCGGTGGATATTCTGGAGGGGCTGAGAATCGCTTTGGATCTGGAGCAGGGCTCGGAAGCCGCCGTGAATCTGAACGATTTATACCTGTACATGAAACTGCGCTTGGCCAAGGCCAGCTTGAAGAACGACAAGGAGATCCTGGCCGAGGTTCGTTCATTGCTGGAAACCTTGCTGCCTGCCTGGCAGCAGGTCAACCGGGCCGGCGCGGCGCAAGCCGCGGGCGTAGAGCCTCAAGCGGGGGCCTAG
- a CDS encoding EscU/YscU/HrcU family type III secretion system export apparatus switch protein produces MNEAQNDEKRRSAVALSYKEGQRSPRVVAKGYGQMAQRIIDCAQDAGVFVHDSPELVSLLMQVDLDKHIPPELYRAVAEILAFIYYLERQAGAQDTAFEDWTAGRREAAGNP; encoded by the coding sequence ATGAATGAAGCGCAGAATGACGAGAAACGCCGCTCCGCGGTGGCGCTGTCCTACAAGGAAGGGCAGCGTTCTCCCCGGGTGGTGGCCAAGGGCTATGGCCAGATGGCCCAGCGCATCATCGATTGCGCGCAGGATGCCGGCGTGTTCGTCCACGATTCCCCGGAACTGGTGTCGTTGCTGATGCAGGTGGATCTGGACAAGCATATTCCGCCGGAGCTGTACCGCGCCGTCGCCGAGATCCTGGCCTTCATCTATTACCTCGAGCGCCAGGCGGGCGCCCAGGACACCGCGTTCGAAGACTGGACGGCCGGCCGCCGGGAGGCCGCCGGCAACCCCTGA
- the fliD gene encoding flagellar filament capping protein FliD, whose translation MAAITSSVGALDVQGIVSQLMAIERRPLNESQQRADQYNTQLSTVGKLSSSLSALQTALTGLSSGRFLQVFKATVSDASMGAVSTTSGGSSGTYQIDVKNLATSRQLVFDQVGTSTITDPKAAISGAPDSISFQVNGKTQTVTLRSKPDDVVSLQTINDKINAAGIGINASVVQNGSQYKLVLGSVESGLDNQFKIVAGSNSSDSGGTSGSTLAGLSQSPTAGTESRDASNASLTVNGVAISAGSNKVTSAVAGVEIDLYKAGSFTVSLSPDSAGVAKNLQSFVDAYNQVIGDVKAARSGALKGNASILDIQGKLQQVLATPVAGVDPVNSIAYLSQAGISLQKDGTLKLDQTAFNDAMKKDKQAVVNLFGNASNTGFAQRFNLEINGMLDPKGVIETSKATIRTKVSTETQLQSSLQSRLDTKQAQLIRQYTALNKTLAEMQSGSSSLFNLISSK comes from the coding sequence ATGGCAGCCATTACCAGTTCCGTGGGTGCATTGGATGTACAAGGCATAGTCAGTCAGTTGATGGCGATAGAGCGCAGGCCGCTCAACGAAAGCCAGCAACGCGCCGACCAATACAACACCCAGCTCAGCACCGTAGGCAAGCTCAGTTCTTCGCTGTCCGCGCTTCAAACCGCGTTGACAGGGCTTTCCTCCGGCCGTTTCCTGCAGGTGTTCAAGGCCACGGTCAGCGACGCGTCGATGGGCGCCGTGTCCACCACCAGCGGCGGCAGCTCCGGCACTTACCAGATCGATGTGAAGAATCTGGCCACCAGCCGCCAGCTGGTGTTCGATCAGGTCGGCACCAGCACGATCACCGATCCCAAGGCGGCCATCAGCGGCGCGCCGGACTCGATCTCCTTTCAAGTCAATGGCAAGACCCAGACGGTGACGCTGCGCAGCAAGCCGGACGACGTGGTTTCGCTGCAGACCATCAACGACAAGATCAATGCGGCCGGCATCGGCATCAACGCTTCCGTGGTCCAGAACGGCTCGCAGTACAAGCTGGTGTTGGGCTCGGTGGAATCCGGTCTCGACAATCAATTCAAGATCGTCGCCGGAAGCAATAGCAGCGACTCGGGCGGCACCAGCGGCTCCACGCTGGCGGGCCTGTCGCAGAGCCCCACCGCGGGAACGGAGTCGCGGGATGCCAGCAATGCCAGCCTGACCGTCAACGGCGTCGCCATCAGCGCCGGCAGCAACAAGGTGACCAGCGCGGTGGCCGGCGTGGAGATAGATCTCTACAAGGCGGGCAGCTTCACGGTGTCGCTGTCGCCGGACAGCGCCGGCGTGGCCAAGAATCTGCAGTCTTTCGTCGACGCGTACAACCAGGTGATAGGCGACGTCAAGGCCGCGCGCAGCGGCGCCCTGAAGGGCAACGCGTCTATCCTGGACATCCAGGGCAAGCTGCAGCAGGTCCTGGCCACCCCGGTGGCCGGCGTCGATCCGGTGAATTCCATCGCTTATCTATCGCAGGCCGGCATCTCTCTGCAGAAGGACGGCACGCTGAAGCTGGACCAGACCGCCTTCAACGACGCGATGAAGAAGGACAAGCAGGCCGTGGTCAATCTGTTCGGCAACGCCTCGAATACCGGTTTTGCCCAGCGCTTCAACCTCGAGATCAACGGCATGCTGGATCCCAAGGGCGTGATCGAGACCAGCAAGGCCACGATACGCACCAAGGTGAGCACGGAAACCCAGCTGCAAAGTTCCCTGCAGTCGCGCCTGGACACCAAGCAGGCGCAGCTGATCAGGCAGTACACGGCATTGAACAAGACCCTGGCCGAGATGCAGTCCGGCTCGTCCAGTCTGTTCAATCTGATTTCCAGCAAGTAA
- a CDS encoding methyl-accepting chemotaxis protein, whose translation MFYQLTVRQKLFAGFGSLLAMLLAVVIVAMFKMDNIQQKTRDITEDRYPKVMLIDRITMTTLDIGRGVRNAIIAPDPQLIESEIAKVESLRASNTADMDALDKLMATPPERELLEKVKQTRAVLGQQYAPMYQLARTSKGAPTYLFLKQHFAASNNIFMAALKDLAKYQEERMNKAVQDSQGTYSQARSLMVTVALLALALGAMAAWFISRLITAPLQRSAQLVHQIKQGDLSGADEPLPAARDEAINIARDIQDMRKGLREVVSSIQENAHNVSNAARELASMSEEVAGGAQRQSEATTSAAATIEQLTVSINHVADNADQASGQARSAGELASRGGHNVQASVGQIGTVSQSVASTSQQMQTLTEEVQRIGNIVTVIRDVADQTNLLALNAAIEAARAGEMGRGFAVVADEVRKLAERTTSSAQEITQMIGSIQHNAHRVVDSMAGSLTSVEAVSGSASEASNSMQEIENSTQSIVGTIASITSSLSEQRAASLTLAQNMEQVSQMAEQNSATVEELATTSSELNSLSQNLQHVTARFKL comes from the coding sequence ATGTTTTATCAGTTGACAGTCAGGCAGAAGCTTTTCGCCGGATTCGGTTCGCTGCTGGCGATGTTGCTCGCCGTGGTGATCGTGGCGATGTTCAAGATGGACAACATCCAGCAGAAGACGCGGGACATTACGGAGGACCGCTATCCCAAGGTGATGCTGATCGACCGCATCACGATGACCACACTGGACATCGGCCGCGGCGTGCGCAACGCCATCATCGCTCCCGATCCGCAGCTGATCGAATCCGAGATCGCCAAGGTGGAAAGCCTGCGCGCGTCCAATACCGCGGACATGGATGCACTGGACAAGCTGATGGCGACGCCGCCAGAGCGCGAACTGTTGGAGAAGGTAAAACAGACTCGCGCCGTATTGGGCCAGCAATACGCGCCCATGTATCAGCTGGCGCGCACCAGCAAGGGCGCCCCCACCTATCTTTTCCTGAAACAGCACTTCGCGGCATCCAACAATATCTTCATGGCGGCGCTGAAGGATTTGGCCAAATACCAGGAAGAGCGGATGAACAAAGCGGTGCAAGACAGCCAAGGCACCTACAGTCAGGCCCGCAGCCTGATGGTCACCGTGGCGCTGCTGGCCTTGGCGCTGGGCGCGATGGCGGCATGGTTCATCTCCAGGCTGATCACCGCCCCGCTGCAACGCTCGGCCCAATTGGTGCATCAGATCAAGCAAGGCGATCTGTCCGGCGCGGATGAGCCGCTGCCGGCGGCCCGCGACGAAGCCATCAACATCGCGCGCGACATCCAGGACATGCGAAAAGGACTGCGCGAAGTGGTGTCCAGCATCCAGGAAAACGCGCACAACGTGTCCAATGCCGCCCGCGAACTGGCCAGCATGTCGGAAGAAGTGGCCGGAGGCGCGCAGCGGCAATCCGAAGCCACCACCTCCGCCGCCGCCACCATCGAGCAATTGACCGTCAGCATCAACCACGTCGCCGACAACGCCGACCAGGCATCCGGCCAGGCCCGCTCCGCAGGCGAACTGGCCAGCCGCGGCGGCCACAACGTTCAGGCCTCGGTCGGCCAGATCGGCACCGTGTCCCAATCCGTCGCCAGCACTTCGCAACAGATGCAGACGCTGACCGAGGAAGTGCAGCGCATCGGCAATATCGTCACCGTGATCCGGGACGTGGCCGACCAGACCAATCTGCTGGCGTTGAACGCGGCGATCGAGGCCGCCCGCGCCGGCGAGATGGGCCGCGGCTTCGCGGTGGTGGCGGACGAAGTGAGAAAACTTGCCGAAAGGACCACCAGCTCCGCCCAGGAAATCACCCAGATGATAGGCTCGATCCAGCACAACGCCCACCGGGTAGTGGACAGCATGGCAGGCAGCTTGACCAGCGTCGAGGCGGTGTCAGGCAGCGCCAGCGAGGCGAGCAACTCGATGCAGGAAATCGAGAACAGCACTCAATCCATCGTCGGCACCATCGCCAGCATCACTTCCAGCCTGTCTGAGCAGCGCGCGGCCAGTTTGACGCTGGCGCAGAATATGGAGCAGGTGTCGCAGATGGCGGAGCAGAACAGCGCCACGGTGGAGGAGCTGGCCACCACCTCGAGCGAGCTCAATTCCCTGTCCCAGAATCTGCAGCATGTCACCGCCCGCTTCAAATTGTGA